A DNA window from Theobroma cacao cultivar B97-61/B2 chromosome 5, Criollo_cocoa_genome_V2, whole genome shotgun sequence contains the following coding sequences:
- the LOC18598995 gene encoding uncharacterized protein LOC18598995, whose product MSAMNEEIQRRQYEDLDSLLFVPREKLAFNVAINTHCKRSQLHCITKTLQQKGEYDLVKHTCFGMLLDFYPQGYFYVGLLHSIMIRRITKRQSMDHELWFAIGKSKARLSKQEFCLITGLKFGPMPDVFRRLYEVATDGIDARYWNW is encoded by the exons ATGTCGGCCATGAATGAAGAA ATCCAGCGCAGACAGTATGAGGATCTTGATAGTTTGCTGTTCGTGCCGAGGGAGAAGTTGGCGTTCAACGTCGCAATTAACACTCACTGTAAGCGGTCGCAGCTGCATTGCATCACAAAGACTCTCCAACAGAAGGGGGAGTACGATCTAGTTAAGCATACCTGCTTTGGAATGCTCCTGGACTTCTATCCACAGGGGTATTTTTACGTCGGTCTCTTGCACAGCATCATGATTCGTCGGATCACTAAGAGGCAGTCAATGGACCATGAGCTATGGTTTGCCATTGGCAAGAGCAAGGCGCGACTATCAAAGCAGGAGTTTTGCCTCATCACCGGGCTGAAGTTTGGTCCAATGCCTGATGTGTTCAGACGACTGTACGAGGTTGCTACGGATGGAATTGATGCAAGATACTGGAATTGGTAA
- the LOC18598996 gene encoding zinc finger CCCH domain-containing protein 30, producing MCCGSERLKQTPSPTTSNISFEDSRHPSVDMNHLTVETEDAFASLLELAANNDVEGFKLSIERDPSGVDEVGLWYGRQKGSKQMVNEERTPLMVAATYGSIDVIKLILSSSDADVNRVCGHDKSTALHCAASGGAVNAIDVVKLLLAAGADANMVDANGHLPVDVVVVPPKLQALKLTLEELLATESSVLERNLRVSTAVANSSSPPLSPSQENGSPSSGSDSPMKSKSTDAPISSASEKKEYPVDPSLPDIKNSIYSTDEFRMYSFKVRPCSRAYSHDWTECPFVHPGENARRRDPRKFHYSCVPCPDFRKGACRRGDMCEYAHGVFECWLHPAQYRTRLCKDGTNCARRVCFFAHTAEELRPLYVSTGSAVPSPRSSTSGATAMDFAAALSLLPGSPSSVSVMSPSPFTPPMSPSANGMSHSNVGWPQPNVPALHLPGSNLQSSRLRSSLNARDIPNEDFNLLPDFDVQQQQLINELSSLTQPSMSSNSLNRSGRLKTLTPSNLDDLFSAESSSPRYSDQALASAVFSPTHKSAVLNQFQQQQSMLSPINTNFSPKNIEHPLLQASLSGRMSPRNVEPISPMGSRVSMLAQREKQQQFRSLSSRELGSGSTAIVGSPVNSWSKWGSSNGKPDWAVNADELGKLRRSSSFELGNGEEPDLSWVQSLVKESPTEIKDKMAAPVSGVAPNVSSSEGSNLNTQIDPVDHAVLGAWLEQMQLDQLVAQQN from the coding sequence ATGTGCTGTGGATCGGAGCGGTTAAAGCAAACACCGTCTCCAACAACatctaatatttcttttgaagaTAGCAGACATCCTAGCGTAGATATGAATCACTTGACTGTAGAGACTGAAGATGCTTTTGCAAGCTTGCTCGAGCTTGCTGCTAATAATGATGTTGAGGGCTTTAAACTATCCATTGAACGCGATCCTTCTGGTGTTGATGAGGTTGGGCTGTGGTATGGTCGTCAGAAGGGTTCGAAGCAGATGGTTAATGAGGAGAGAACCCCTTTGATGGTTGCGGCTACCTATGGTAGCATCGATGTTATTAAACTGATCCTATCTTCATCAGATGCTGATGTTAATCGTGTGTGTGGCCATGACAAAAGCACTGCGCTTCATTGTGCTGCCTCAGGTGGGGCTGTGAATGCTATTGATGTTGTGAAACTGCTTTTAGCCGCCGGTGCTGATGCAAACATGGTTGATGCAAATGGTCATCTTCCTGTTGACGTTGTTGTTGTTCCTCCGAAGCTTCAAGCTTTAAAATTAACTCTCGAAGAACTCCTTGCTACTGAGAGTTCTGTTCTTGAGCGCAATCTAAGGGTTTCAACGGCTGTTGCCAATTCCAGCTCCCCTCCTCTATCCCCTTCTCAGGAAAATGGGTCACCATCATCTGGTTCAGATTCCCCAATGAAGTCAAAGTCAACTGATGCTCCTATTTCTTCCGCGTCAGAGAAGAAAGAATACCCAGTTGATCCATCTCTTCCGGATATCAAGAACAGCATCTATTCAACTGATGAGTTCCGGATGTATTCATTCAAAGTGCGGCCTTGTTCACGTGCTTACTCCCATGATTGGACAGAGTGTCCATTTGTTCACCCAGGGGAAAATGCTAGAAGAAGGGATCCTAGAAAGTTTCATTACAGTTGTGTTCCTTGTCCTGATTTCCGCAAGGGGGCATGTAGGCGTGGAGATATGTGTGAATATGCTCATGGTGTTTTTGAATGCTGGCTACACCCTGCTCAATATCGAACCAGGCTGTGTAAGGATGGTACTAATTGTGCAAGGAGAGTATGCTTCTTTGCTCATACTGCTGAGGAGCTCCGACCTCTGTATGTCTCTACCGGTTCTGCTGTCCCATCTCCTCGTTCCAGTACTTCTGGTGCAACAGCCATGGATTTTGCTGCAGCCTTGAGTCTCTTGCCTGGATCACCCTCATCTGTATCTGTTATGTCTCCGTCACCTTTTACACCTCCCATGTCTCCGTCTGCAAATGGCATGTCTCATTCTAATGTTGGCTGGCCACAACCTAATGTTCCAGCCTTGCATCTTCCAGGAAGCAATCTTCAATCTAGTCGCCTGAGATCTTCTCTTAATGCAAGAGACATTCCAAATGAAGACTTCAACTTGCTGCCAGATTTTGATGTGCAGCAACAACAGCTGATAAATGAGTTATCTAGCCTCACTCAGCCATCTATGAGTTCTAATTCTTTGAACCGATCTGGTCGATTGAAGACCCTGACCCCATCAAATCTTGATGATCTCTTTTCTGCCGAGAGCTCATCTCCGCGGTACTCTGATCAAGCATTGGCTTCAGCAGTGTTCTCTCCCACCCATAAGTCTGCTGTTCTCAATCAATTTCAGCAGCAGCAAAGCATGTTATCACCTATCAATACAAATTTTTCTCCTAAAAATATCGAGCATCCTCTATTGCAGGCCTCTCTTTCTGGTAGGATGTCTCCTCGAAATGTAGAACCGATCTCACCAATGGGTTCTCGGGTTTCAATGTTAGCTCAACGTGAGAAGCAGCAACAGTTTCGCAGCCTCAGCTCTCGGGAGCTGGGATCTGGTTCTACTGCCATTGTAGGTTCCCCGGTAAATTCTTGGTCAAAATGGGGATCCTCCAATGGGAAGCCAGACTGGGCTGTAAATGCAGATGAATTAGGCAAGCTTCGCAGGTCATCTTCATTTGAGCTTGGCAATGGAGAAGAGCCTGATTTATCATGGGTTCAATCTCTTGTTAAAGAATCTCCCACTGAGATCAAAGACAAAATGGCAGCTCCTGTCTCAGGTGTTGCACCTAATGTTTCTTCAAGTGAGGGTTCTAATTTGAACACTCAAATTGATCCTGTCGATCATGCTGTGTTGGGAGCATGGCTAGAGCAAATGCAGCTTGATCAGCTTGTGGCTCAGCAAAACTGA